From one Alosa alosa isolate M-15738 ecotype Scorff River chromosome 5, AALO_Geno_1.1, whole genome shotgun sequence genomic stretch:
- the septin5a gene encoding septin 5a isoform X2, whose translation MDAILQEKLAEKLLCPRARSSRQKDRQYVGFATLPNQVHRKSVKKGFDFTLMVAGESGLGKSTLVNSLFLTDLYKDRKLLNAEERISQTVEITKHTVDIEEKGVKLKLTIVDTPGFGDAVNNNECWKPITDYIDQQFEQYFRDESGLNRKNILDNRVHCCLYFIPPFGHGLRPIDVEFMKALHEKVNIIPLIAKADCLTPNEIKKLKDRVRDEIEKFGIKVYQFPECDSDEDEEFKQLDKELKECTPFAVIGSNTVVEARGQRVRGRVYPWGIVEVENQSHCDFVKLRSMLIRSHMHDLKDVTCDVHYENYRAQCIQDMTSKLTQDNRVDSPIPILPVPTPDAETERLIKMKDEELKRMQEMLEKMQQQIHEKDQ comes from the exons ATGGATGCAATCTTACAGGAGAAGCTCGCCGAGAAACTCCTCTGCCCACGAGCACGGAGCTCCAGACAGAAG GATAGGCAGTATGTGGGTTTCGCCACGCTCCCTAACCAAGTCCACAGGAAGTCTGTGAAGAAGGGCTTTGACTTCACACTCATGGTGGCTG GTGAGTCTGGGCTTGGCAAGTCCACTCTGGTGAACAGCCTGTTTCTCACAGACCTCTACAAAGACAGGAAGCTACTGAACGCAGAGG agcgcATCAGCCAGACGGTAGAGATCACCAAACATACGGTGGACATTGAAGAGAAGGGTGTGAAGCTCAAGCTCACCATCGTGGACACACCCGGCTTTGGAGACGCCGTCAACAACAACGAATG CTGGAAGCCCATCACAGACTACATTGATCAGCAGTTTGAGCAGTACTTCAGAGATGAGAGCGGGCTCAACAGAAAGAACATTTTAGACAACCGTGTACACTGCTGTCTATACTTCATACCACCATTTGGACAtgg GCTGAGGCCGATCGATGTGGAGTTCATGAAGGCCCTTCACGAAAAGGTGAACATCATTCCTCTTATCGCCAAGGCTGATTGCCTCACCCCCAATGAGATCAAGAAACTCAAGGACAGG GTACGAGACGAGATTGAGAAGTTTGGGATCAAAGTCTACCAGTTCCCGGAGTGCGACTCAGACGAGGATGAAGAATTCAAACAGCTGGACAAAGAGCTGAAG gaGTGTACACCGTTTGCAGTGATCGGCAGTAACACAGTGGTGGAAGCGCGGGGCCAGCGAGTGCGGGGGCGTGTCTACCCCTGGGGCATCGTAgaag tggaGAATCAGTCCCACTGTGACTTTGTGAAGCTTCGGAGCATGCTGATTCGCTCACACATGCACGACTTAAAGGATGTGACCTGTGACGTCCACTACGAGAACTACAGAGCACAGTGCATACAGGATATGAcgag tAAACTAACTCAGGATAACCGTGTGGACAGTCCAATCCCCATCCTGCCTGTCCCAACTCCAGATGCAGAGACGGAAAGACTCATCAAGATGAAAGATGAGGAG CTGAAGCGGATGCAGGAGATGCTGGAGAAGATGCAGCAACAGATAC ATGAGAAAGACCAGTGA
- the septin5a gene encoding septin 5a isoform X1, producing the protein MDAILQEKLAEKLLCPRARSSRQKDRQYVGFATLPNQVHRKSVKKGFDFTLMVAGESGLGKSTLVNSLFLTDLYKDRKLLNAEERISQTVEITKHTVDIEEKGVKLKLTIVDTPGFGDAVNNNECWKPITDYIDQQFEQYFRDESGLNRKNILDNRVHCCLYFIPPFGHGLRPIDVEFMKALHEKVNIIPLIAKADCLTPNEIKKLKDRVRDEIEKFGIKVYQFPECDSDEDEEFKQLDKELKECTPFAVIGSNTVVEARGQRVRGRVYPWGIVEVENQSHCDFVKLRSMLIRSHMHDLKDVTCDVHYENYRAQCIQDMTSKLTQDNRVDSPIPILPVPTPDAETERLIKMKDEELKRMQEMLEKMQQQIHEKDQ; encoded by the exons ATGGATGCAATCTTACAGGAGAAGCTCGCCGAGAAACTCCTCTGCCCACGAGCACGGAGCTCCAGACAGAAG GATAGGCAGTATGTGGGTTTCGCCACGCTCCCTAACCAAGTCCACAGGAAGTCTGTGAAGAAGGGCTTTGACTTCACACTCATGGTGGCTG GTGAGTCTGGGCTTGGCAAGTCCACTCTGGTGAACAGCCTGTTTCTCACAGACCTCTACAAAGACAGGAAGCTACTGAACGCAGAGG agcgcATCAGCCAGACGGTAGAGATCACCAAACATACGGTGGACATTGAAGAGAAGGGTGTGAAGCTCAAGCTCACCATCGTGGACACACCCGGCTTTGGAGACGCCGTCAACAACAACGAATG CTGGAAGCCCATCACAGACTACATTGATCAGCAGTTTGAGCAGTACTTCAGAGATGAGAGCGGGCTCAACAGAAAGAACATTTTAGACAACCGTGTACACTGCTGTCTATACTTCATACCACCATTTGGACAtgg GCTGAGGCCGATCGATGTGGAGTTCATGAAGGCCCTTCACGAAAAGGTGAACATCATTCCTCTTATCGCCAAGGCTGATTGCCTCACCCCCAATGAGATCAAGAAACTCAAGGACAGG GTACGAGACGAGATTGAGAAGTTTGGGATCAAAGTCTACCAGTTCCCGGAGTGCGACTCAGACGAGGATGAAGAATTCAAACAGCTGGACAAAGAGCTGAAG gaGTGTACACCGTTTGCAGTGATCGGCAGTAACACAGTGGTGGAAGCGCGGGGCCAGCGAGTGCGGGGGCGTGTCTACCCCTGGGGCATCGTAgaag tggaGAATCAGTCCCACTGTGACTTTGTGAAGCTTCGGAGCATGCTGATTCGCTCACACATGCACGACTTAAAGGATGTGACCTGTGACGTCCACTACGAGAACTACAGAGCACAGTGCATACAGGATATGAcgag tAAACTAACTCAGGATAACCGTGTGGACAGTCCAATCCCCATCCTGCCTGTCCCAACTCCAGATGCAGAGACGGAAAGACTCATCAAGATGAAAGATGAGGAG CTGAAGCGGATGCAGGAGATGCTGGAGAAGATGCAGCAACAGATACATGAGAAAGACCAGTGA
- the septin5a gene encoding septin 5a isoform X3 produces the protein MSTNIRYKNRFIKPEDSEDRQYVGFATLPNQVHRKSVKKGFDFTLMVAGESGLGKSTLVNSLFLTDLYKDRKLLNAEERISQTVEITKHTVDIEEKGVKLKLTIVDTPGFGDAVNNNECWKPITDYIDQQFEQYFRDESGLNRKNILDNRVHCCLYFIPPFGHGLRPIDVEFMKALHEKVNIIPLIAKADCLTPNEIKKLKDRVRDEIEKFGIKVYQFPECDSDEDEEFKQLDKELKECTPFAVIGSNTVVEARGQRVRGRVYPWGIVEVENQSHCDFVKLRSMLIRSHMHDLKDVTCDVHYENYRAQCIQDMTSKLTQDNRVDSPIPILPVPTPDAETERLIKMKDEELKRMQEMLEKMQQQIHEKDQ, from the exons GATAGGCAGTATGTGGGTTTCGCCACGCTCCCTAACCAAGTCCACAGGAAGTCTGTGAAGAAGGGCTTTGACTTCACACTCATGGTGGCTG GTGAGTCTGGGCTTGGCAAGTCCACTCTGGTGAACAGCCTGTTTCTCACAGACCTCTACAAAGACAGGAAGCTACTGAACGCAGAGG agcgcATCAGCCAGACGGTAGAGATCACCAAACATACGGTGGACATTGAAGAGAAGGGTGTGAAGCTCAAGCTCACCATCGTGGACACACCCGGCTTTGGAGACGCCGTCAACAACAACGAATG CTGGAAGCCCATCACAGACTACATTGATCAGCAGTTTGAGCAGTACTTCAGAGATGAGAGCGGGCTCAACAGAAAGAACATTTTAGACAACCGTGTACACTGCTGTCTATACTTCATACCACCATTTGGACAtgg GCTGAGGCCGATCGATGTGGAGTTCATGAAGGCCCTTCACGAAAAGGTGAACATCATTCCTCTTATCGCCAAGGCTGATTGCCTCACCCCCAATGAGATCAAGAAACTCAAGGACAGG GTACGAGACGAGATTGAGAAGTTTGGGATCAAAGTCTACCAGTTCCCGGAGTGCGACTCAGACGAGGATGAAGAATTCAAACAGCTGGACAAAGAGCTGAAG gaGTGTACACCGTTTGCAGTGATCGGCAGTAACACAGTGGTGGAAGCGCGGGGCCAGCGAGTGCGGGGGCGTGTCTACCCCTGGGGCATCGTAgaag tggaGAATCAGTCCCACTGTGACTTTGTGAAGCTTCGGAGCATGCTGATTCGCTCACACATGCACGACTTAAAGGATGTGACCTGTGACGTCCACTACGAGAACTACAGAGCACAGTGCATACAGGATATGAcgag tAAACTAACTCAGGATAACCGTGTGGACAGTCCAATCCCCATCCTGCCTGTCCCAACTCCAGATGCAGAGACGGAAAGACTCATCAAGATGAAAGATGAGGAG CTGAAGCGGATGCAGGAGATGCTGGAGAAGATGCAGCAACAGATACATGAGAAAGACCAGTGA
- the septin5a gene encoding septin 5a isoform X4 — protein sequence MLSEERISQTVEITKHTVDIEEKGVKLKLTIVDTPGFGDAVNNNECWKPITDYIDQQFEQYFRDESGLNRKNILDNRVHCCLYFIPPFGHGLRPIDVEFMKALHEKVNIIPLIAKADCLTPNEIKKLKDRVRDEIEKFGIKVYQFPECDSDEDEEFKQLDKELKECTPFAVIGSNTVVEARGQRVRGRVYPWGIVEVENQSHCDFVKLRSMLIRSHMHDLKDVTCDVHYENYRAQCIQDMTSKLTQDNRVDSPIPILPVPTPDAETERLIKMKDEELKRMQEMLEKMQQQIHEKDQ from the exons ATGTtgagtgaag agcgcATCAGCCAGACGGTAGAGATCACCAAACATACGGTGGACATTGAAGAGAAGGGTGTGAAGCTCAAGCTCACCATCGTGGACACACCCGGCTTTGGAGACGCCGTCAACAACAACGAATG CTGGAAGCCCATCACAGACTACATTGATCAGCAGTTTGAGCAGTACTTCAGAGATGAGAGCGGGCTCAACAGAAAGAACATTTTAGACAACCGTGTACACTGCTGTCTATACTTCATACCACCATTTGGACAtgg GCTGAGGCCGATCGATGTGGAGTTCATGAAGGCCCTTCACGAAAAGGTGAACATCATTCCTCTTATCGCCAAGGCTGATTGCCTCACCCCCAATGAGATCAAGAAACTCAAGGACAGG GTACGAGACGAGATTGAGAAGTTTGGGATCAAAGTCTACCAGTTCCCGGAGTGCGACTCAGACGAGGATGAAGAATTCAAACAGCTGGACAAAGAGCTGAAG gaGTGTACACCGTTTGCAGTGATCGGCAGTAACACAGTGGTGGAAGCGCGGGGCCAGCGAGTGCGGGGGCGTGTCTACCCCTGGGGCATCGTAgaag tggaGAATCAGTCCCACTGTGACTTTGTGAAGCTTCGGAGCATGCTGATTCGCTCACACATGCACGACTTAAAGGATGTGACCTGTGACGTCCACTACGAGAACTACAGAGCACAGTGCATACAGGATATGAcgag tAAACTAACTCAGGATAACCGTGTGGACAGTCCAATCCCCATCCTGCCTGTCCCAACTCCAGATGCAGAGACGGAAAGACTCATCAAGATGAAAGATGAGGAG CTGAAGCGGATGCAGGAGATGCTGGAGAAGATGCAGCAACAGATACATGAGAAAGACCAGTGA